CGGAGGAGGATCCGCATGACCGCACTCGCGGAGAACGAACGCGTGGACGGGCGCGCGGAGGACGCGCTCGTCGCGACCGCGCCCGGCTACCGGGCCCGGCACACGCTGCCCCTGCGCGTCGAGGCGCTGCGCCAGCTGAAGCGCCGCCGCACGCTGGTCATGGGCGGCATCCTGGCCGCCCTGCCGTTCGTGCTGCTGATCGCCTTCTGGATCGGCGGCACCCCGGACGGCCGGGGCAACAACCGGATCACCTTGATGGACACGGCGACCGCGTCCGGCGCCAACTTCGCCGCGACCTGCCTCTTCGTCTCGGCCGGGTTCCTGCTGGTGGTCCCCGTGGCGCTGTTCTGCGGCGACACCGTCGCCTCGGAGGCGAGCTGGTCCTCGCTGCGCTATCTGCTGGCCGCGCCCGTCCCGCGCGCCCGGCTGCTCCGGTCGAAGCTGGCCGTCGGGCTCGCGTTCAGTGCGGCGGCGATGGTGCTGCTGCCGCTGGTCGCCCTGGCGGTCGGCTCGATCGCCTACGGCTGGGGGCC
This sequence is a window from Streptomyces sp. HUAS YS2. Protein-coding genes within it:
- a CDS encoding ABC transporter permease, whose translation is MTALAENERVDGRAEDALVATAPGYRARHTLPLRVEALRQLKRRRTLVMGGILAALPFVLLIAFWIGGTPDGRGNNRITLMDTATASGANFAATCLFVSAGFLLVVPVALFCGDTVASEASWSSLRYLLAAPVPRARLLRSKLAVGLAFSAAAMVLLPLVALAVGSIAYGWGPLKLPTGGALATADTVPRLALAVAFVFVSQLVTAGLAFWLSTRTDAPLGAVGGAVGLTIIGNVLDAVTALGDWRDFLPAHWQFAWADALQPQLEWSGMAKGAAISVTYALILFALAFRGFSRKDIVS